In Nitrospira sp., a single genomic region encodes these proteins:
- a CDS encoding TonB-dependent receptor, giving the protein MSSRFGSFVLRALVFTLGMCIPLHAVFAEEIATTDPPTAHAAATEEGTLTDRPTVLEAPEVVISATKTEVPIKQVTSAVEIMTGEQMEQRRVRTVAEALRWAQGLAVFQSGGPGTNVGVRMRGGTPEQTLVLIDGAIVNSATLGSYDFANLTSDNIERIEILRGSQGMMWGSDAMGGVINITTKRGRETPNIGAFVEYGSFTTIREGANISGKKGAFDVAATLTRWDAASFSAINYRRGASERDGFHNWQGSVRLGVDLPKDGRLDFNFRWMNSIVNFDGVAFNPITFGSDPADVLGATSKSQQFVYSGSYLQPITNWWSQKLTLARATESLISQSGTVERNLVTGAVGVPFAFNSEINTTSNRIEWQHDFQIAKPLALTAGYQFREQIGENFDTLAGTTTIPSKNISSNAGFAEAKLNLWDRLFGTAGIRQDEYNVFGSATTYRFTGGYLHKETGTKLRGSYGTGFRAPTVNQLFFPDFGNPNLQPEQSKGMDVALDQSLFNDRVVLSVGYFWNRYQNLILSVFDPAGCNFTTFGFCAQNIGAARAEGIEASAKLQIMRDRPGIKSLDLQFQYTYTSTENLTNNADTRLPQWPLNQWSTILSYQPIESLRANLEGRYAGQRFSDVSNQLSVPSFYVFNASATYNVSRTIQVYGRADNIFNQKYEEVLYFGTPIRSVFGGVRVNFDVPL; this is encoded by the coding sequence ATGTCGTCGCGTTTCGGTTCATTCGTACTTCGAGCGCTGGTATTCACGCTCGGGATGTGTATTCCCCTTCACGCGGTATTCGCAGAGGAGATTGCGACAACGGATCCGCCAACAGCCCACGCTGCTGCCACTGAAGAGGGCACGCTGACTGATAGGCCGACGGTCCTTGAAGCTCCCGAGGTGGTGATCAGCGCCACAAAGACGGAAGTTCCCATCAAGCAAGTGACCAGCGCGGTCGAAATCATGACTGGCGAACAGATGGAGCAACGGAGAGTGAGAACCGTTGCGGAGGCGCTACGGTGGGCTCAAGGTCTAGCCGTCTTCCAAAGTGGAGGCCCGGGCACCAACGTCGGTGTGCGGATGCGCGGGGGAACACCCGAGCAGACCTTGGTGCTGATCGATGGCGCCATCGTCAACAGTGCGACGCTTGGATCGTACGATTTCGCCAATTTGACGAGCGACAACATCGAACGGATTGAAATTTTGCGTGGCAGCCAGGGCATGATGTGGGGATCCGACGCCATGGGCGGGGTGATCAACATTACCACGAAGCGAGGTCGAGAAACTCCGAACATCGGAGCCTTTGTCGAGTATGGGTCCTTTACGACGATTCGTGAGGGTGCGAACATCTCAGGGAAGAAAGGGGCATTCGATGTTGCCGCAACACTCACTCGCTGGGATGCGGCAAGCTTCTCCGCGATCAACTATCGGCGAGGGGCGAGCGAGCGGGATGGATTCCATAATTGGCAAGGGTCCGTCCGGCTGGGCGTTGATCTTCCGAAGGACGGGCGATTGGACTTTAACTTTCGGTGGATGAATAGCATCGTCAATTTCGATGGGGTTGCGTTCAATCCAATCACGTTCGGCTCTGATCCGGCCGATGTGCTCGGAGCAACATCAAAAAGCCAGCAGTTTGTTTATTCGGGCAGCTATCTGCAGCCCATCACGAATTGGTGGTCGCAAAAGCTGACTTTGGCGCGTGCCACGGAGAGTCTGATCTCACAGTCAGGGACGGTCGAGCGTAATCTCGTGACCGGGGCTGTGGGCGTACCCTTCGCGTTTAACTCAGAAATCAACACGACGAGCAACCGCATCGAATGGCAGCACGATTTTCAGATTGCCAAGCCCTTGGCGCTGACGGCGGGATATCAATTCCGCGAACAGATCGGAGAGAATTTCGATACCCTGGCCGGCACGACGACCATACCGAGTAAGAACATCAGCAGCAATGCGGGATTCGCCGAAGCCAAGTTAAACCTCTGGGATCGGTTGTTTGGAACGGCGGGCATCCGGCAGGATGAATATAACGTGTTCGGCAGTGCGACGACCTATCGCTTCACCGGAGGGTATCTGCATAAGGAAACCGGTACTAAGCTACGGGGCAGCTATGGGACTGGATTTCGGGCGCCGACGGTCAATCAGTTGTTCTTTCCCGATTTCGGCAACCCTAACTTACAGCCTGAACAGAGCAAGGGCATGGACGTGGCGTTAGACCAATCACTGTTCAACGATCGAGTAGTCCTCAGTGTGGGCTATTTCTGGAACCGGTATCAGAATCTTATCCTGTCGGTCTTCGATCCGGCCGGGTGCAATTTCACCACGTTTGGATTTTGCGCCCAAAACATCGGTGCAGCCAGAGCCGAGGGTATCGAGGCGAGCGCAAAGCTCCAAATCATGCGTGATCGACCGGGAATCAAGAGTTTGGATCTACAGTTTCAATATACGTACACCAGCACGGAAAACTTGACGAACAATGCTGATACGCGCTTACCGCAGTGGCCCTTGAATCAATGGTCAACGATTCTGAGCTATCAACCGATCGAATCGCTGCGAGCCAATTTGGAAGGCCGCTATGCGGGGCAGCGGTTCAGCGACGTGAGTAATCAGCTGTCGGTCCCGTCGTTCTACGTTTTCAACGCCTCTGCGACCTACAATGTCAGTAGAACCATTCAAGTTTATGGGCGGGCCGATAATATTTTTAATCAGAAGTATGAAGAAGTGTTGTACTTCGGCACTCCCATTCGATCGGTGTTCGGTGGGGTTCGAGTGAATTTTGACGTGCCGTTGTAG
- a CDS encoding cob(I)yrinic acid a,c-diamide adenosyltransferase has protein sequence MRITKVYTRTGDAGQTRLAGGQQVWKDSLRVEVYGTVDELNASVGLVRAMNEESALATDSATRLEEDLRWIQNKLFDLGSILATAPGQSFKNMPTITAQDVVKLERMIDRCQKDLAPLKEFILPGGGKVSATLHQARTICRRAERVCIRLAKEETVDPQMNKFLNRLSDALFVLARWAAKQRGEPEFLWERDPKESG, from the coding sequence ATGCGCATTACGAAAGTCTATACCAGGACGGGAGATGCGGGGCAAACCAGGCTGGCCGGCGGGCAACAGGTTTGGAAAGACAGCCTCAGGGTAGAGGTCTACGGCACTGTGGATGAGCTGAACGCATCGGTCGGTCTTGTTCGAGCGATGAACGAGGAATCGGCTCTGGCGACGGATTCGGCAACACGGCTTGAAGAAGACCTTCGCTGGATCCAGAACAAGCTCTTCGATCTTGGCAGCATTCTGGCCACAGCGCCCGGTCAGTCCTTCAAGAACATGCCGACAATCACTGCGCAGGATGTCGTGAAACTAGAGCGAATGATCGACCGGTGCCAAAAGGATCTCGCTCCGCTCAAGGAATTTATCCTGCCGGGAGGAGGAAAAGTCTCAGCCACGCTGCATCAGGCCAGAACGATCTGTCGACGTGCCGAGCGGGTGTGCATTCGGCTGGCCAAGGAAGAAACGGTGGATCCGCAGATGAACAAATTCTTAAATCGCCTGAGCGATGCCTTGTTCGTGCTGGCTCGATGGGCGGCCAAGCAACGCGGAGAACCGGAGTTTCTCTGGGAGCGAGACCCGAAGGAATCCGGCTAG
- a CDS encoding cobyric acid synthase: MAARRLMVQGTASHVGKSVLTAGLCRLYHRRGLRVAPFKAQNMSNNSFVTPDGKEIGRAQAVQAAACRVAPRADFNPVLIKPGGETSAQLVVDGEVAGTLCARDFGLIRRRHWGTIQRAFSRLEEDFDLLVLEGAGSPAEVNLRECDVVNMAMARHADARVLLVGDIDRGGVFASLVGTWTLLDEADRRLLKAFAINKFRGDSSLLTEGIDRVIRDTGMQCAGVLPHWGDLELPEEDSWGWKWRRPRQRDRPDRIVIGIVDLPAISNATDFEPLTDEADVEVVPLDQTTDRRLDALLFPGSKQTVQALGFVRANGFDRLAHRVLDEGGTVGGICAGYQLLGRVISDPDRVESDDVRVAGLGLLPVETVFAATKVVQAVSGRHVESGLPLSGYQVRMGRTSGDDTLTAFLEMYDDNDLTIRIDGISTVGGRVFGTYLHGLFDSTPFRRWWVNELRVARGWAPVSETRSLSLDTRLDLWADFIEEHLSMAVIDSLVDGHV; the protein is encoded by the coding sequence ATGGCGGCGCGTAGACTCATGGTGCAAGGTACTGCGTCTCACGTGGGAAAGTCCGTGCTCACGGCGGGTCTCTGCCGCTTGTATCACCGCCGGGGTCTTCGGGTGGCGCCATTCAAGGCGCAGAACATGTCGAACAATTCCTTCGTCACGCCGGACGGAAAGGAAATCGGCCGTGCTCAGGCGGTTCAGGCGGCGGCCTGCCGTGTGGCTCCGCGCGCGGACTTCAATCCTGTCCTGATCAAGCCAGGCGGCGAGACATCCGCGCAGCTTGTCGTGGATGGGGAGGTTGCGGGAACCTTGTGCGCCAGGGATTTCGGCCTGATACGCCGCAGGCATTGGGGGACCATTCAACGGGCATTCTCCCGTCTGGAGGAGGATTTCGATTTGCTTGTGCTCGAAGGAGCAGGCAGTCCGGCGGAAGTGAATCTGAGAGAGTGCGATGTCGTCAACATGGCGATGGCCCGGCATGCCGATGCGCGAGTTTTGCTGGTCGGTGATATCGATCGGGGTGGGGTGTTTGCCTCACTGGTGGGGACCTGGACCCTGCTTGACGAAGCGGATCGTCGGCTACTAAAGGCCTTTGCGATCAACAAGTTTCGAGGAGATTCCAGCCTTCTTACGGAAGGGATTGACCGGGTAATTCGTGACACGGGAATGCAATGCGCCGGCGTACTGCCCCATTGGGGAGATTTGGAGCTGCCTGAAGAGGATTCCTGGGGTTGGAAATGGCGTCGGCCTCGACAGCGCGACCGTCCTGATCGGATCGTCATCGGTATTGTCGATCTGCCTGCTATTTCTAATGCTACGGACTTTGAGCCGTTGACAGATGAGGCGGATGTGGAAGTGGTTCCGCTGGATCAGACAACCGATCGCCGTTTGGATGCGTTGTTGTTCCCAGGTTCCAAGCAGACAGTCCAAGCGCTCGGGTTTGTCCGGGCGAATGGATTCGATCGCCTGGCGCATCGAGTCTTGGACGAGGGGGGAACCGTCGGCGGGATTTGTGCCGGCTACCAATTGCTGGGCCGCGTCATCAGCGACCCGGATCGTGTGGAATCGGATGACGTGAGGGTGGCCGGCCTCGGCCTCTTGCCTGTCGAGACAGTCTTCGCGGCCACGAAAGTTGTACAGGCCGTATCTGGTCGTCATGTAGAGAGCGGGCTTCCGCTGTCCGGGTACCAAGTAAGAATGGGGCGAACATCCGGCGACGATACACTTACAGCATTTCTTGAAATGTATGATGATAACGATTTGACAATACGGATCGACGGCATTTCAACTGTTGGGGGTCGTGTATTTGGAACCTATCTCCATGGATTGTTCGACTCGACACCGTTTCGACGTTGGTGGGTGAACGAGTTGCGGGTAGCAAGAGGATGGGCACCCGTTTCAGAAACTCGAAGCCTCTCGCTCGATACCAGACTGGATCTGTGGGCCGACTTCATCGAGGAACATCTGTCGATGGCCGTGATCGACAGCCTGGTCGATGGGCATGTCTAG
- the cobU gene encoding bifunctional adenosylcobinamide kinase/adenosylcobinamide-phosphate guanylyltransferase, protein MSRRQVKRRSSRVLFILGGASSGKSDAALRLAVKGISPTASRAFVATGQALDEEMTERIARHRSSRPATWITAEVPLDLTGWVKQHGREHRVIVVDCVTMWLSNQCGRGRRDARIVQDVQNLLDAARQTGARIVLVANELGMGIVPGDAVSRRFRELAGAINQLIANEADETYLVVSGLSVRLK, encoded by the coding sequence ATGTCTAGGAGGCAGGTCAAACGGCGGTCTTCTCGAGTATTGTTTATCCTGGGTGGAGCCTCCTCCGGAAAGAGTGATGCAGCCCTCCGGCTCGCGGTGAAGGGAATCAGCCCAACTGCCTCGCGGGCCTTCGTCGCGACTGGTCAAGCCCTGGACGAAGAAATGACCGAGCGGATTGCCCGCCACCGGTCCTCCAGGCCGGCGACGTGGATTACGGCCGAAGTGCCCTTGGACTTGACCGGATGGGTCAAGCAACACGGCAGGGAGCACCGGGTTATTGTCGTGGATTGTGTGACCATGTGGCTCTCGAATCAATGCGGACGAGGAAGACGAGACGCCCGGATTGTTCAGGATGTGCAGAATCTTCTTGATGCAGCCCGGCAGACGGGGGCGCGGATCGTGTTGGTGGCGAATGAGTTGGGCATGGGGATTGTCCCCGGTGACGCGGTCAGTCGCCGTTTCAGGGAATTGGCTGGCGCAATCAATCAGTTGATTGCGAACGAGGCTGATGAGACGTATCTGGTGGTGAGCGGACTCAGTGTTCGGTTGAAATAG
- the cobT gene encoding nicotinate-nucleotide--dimethylbenzimidazole phosphoribosyltransferase, giving the protein MTLEEAIASVRNVDASAAVDTQRRLDRLTKPQGSLGRLEELAVQYCAMIGERKPSVPRGVLFTLAADHGVVDEGVSAYPRDVTAQMVRNFLRGGAGVNVLARHEGIEVRVVDVGVAYQFGPLPGLLDRKLMRSTRNMAREEAMPRDIAERACAIGVDLAATAAGEGVGLIGTGEMGIGNTTASAAITAVMTGSMVDHVTGQGTGIDEQGRKAKVEVIERALARHRPDPTDALGVLAKIGGLEIAGLAGLIVGCAAARIPVVLDGFIAGAAALIACGLQPRCQQYLIAAHRSVERGHDVLLEHLQLKPLLDLELRLGEGTGACLGMGLVQAAVKILVEMATFGEAGISERGS; this is encoded by the coding sequence ATGACGCTTGAAGAAGCCATCGCGTCGGTACGAAATGTGGACGCTTCGGCAGCCGTCGATACGCAGCGCCGGCTGGATCGATTGACGAAGCCTCAGGGAAGCCTGGGTCGGCTGGAAGAATTGGCTGTGCAGTATTGCGCCATGATTGGGGAACGCAAGCCCTCTGTGCCCCGCGGAGTCCTCTTCACCTTGGCTGCGGACCATGGGGTCGTGGATGAAGGCGTGAGTGCGTATCCGCGAGACGTGACGGCTCAAATGGTCAGAAACTTCCTCCGAGGCGGAGCCGGCGTCAACGTGCTTGCGCGGCATGAAGGCATAGAGGTTCGGGTCGTCGATGTCGGTGTCGCGTATCAGTTTGGGCCGCTTCCGGGGCTCCTTGACCGAAAACTGATGCGGTCAACTCGAAACATGGCCAGAGAGGAAGCCATGCCCAGGGATATCGCGGAAAGGGCTTGCGCGATCGGCGTGGACTTGGCCGCTACCGCGGCCGGTGAAGGAGTCGGGTTGATCGGGACGGGAGAAATGGGGATCGGAAATACCACTGCGAGCGCCGCGATTACGGCGGTGATGACCGGATCTATGGTGGACCATGTGACCGGGCAAGGGACAGGAATTGACGAGCAAGGTCGTAAGGCCAAGGTGGAAGTAATTGAACGGGCCTTGGCGCGCCATCGGCCCGATCCGACCGATGCGCTGGGTGTGCTCGCCAAAATCGGAGGACTCGAGATTGCCGGTTTGGCCGGACTCATTGTCGGATGCGCGGCAGCGCGCATCCCGGTCGTGCTCGACGGGTTTATTGCCGGTGCCGCTGCACTCATTGCTTGCGGGTTGCAGCCACGGTGCCAGCAGTATCTCATCGCCGCCCATCGCTCGGTCGAGCGCGGTCATGACGTCCTGCTCGAACATTTGCAGCTGAAGCCGCTTCTTGATCTGGAACTGCGACTGGGAGAAGGGACCGGTGCCTGTCTGGGAATGGGCCTCGTTCAGGCAGCCGTGAAGATTCTAGTCGAGATGGCGACGTTCGGCGAGGCGGGCATCTCGGAGCGGGGTTCATGA
- the cobS gene encoding adenosylcobinamide-GDP ribazoletransferase: MTASLRTLIVAWQFLTSVPLSRRHHDPNPAELAGSMVWYPFVGIGLGLVVAATDLLLTRWLSHEVSAVLCVGLLVALTRGLHQDGLADTLDGLAGGRAPSDRLVIMRDPRIGALGAAGLALSLILRCAAVATLPEAARFSTLLCMPVVGRWSMVVGAYGATHARAEGGLASPFLAHLSWRQVSGATVVAACPLGWAVGLFPALVILGVGASVSRLLTWSYRRAFGGITGDTLGTTNESVEMCFLVLFPLLWRLL; the protein is encoded by the coding sequence ATGACGGCAAGCCTGCGCACCTTGATTGTCGCGTGGCAGTTCCTGACGTCCGTTCCGCTGAGCCGACGCCATCATGACCCAAATCCGGCCGAACTGGCTGGCTCGATGGTCTGGTATCCCTTCGTCGGGATCGGACTGGGCTTGGTCGTCGCTGCGACGGATCTGTTGTTAACACGCTGGCTTTCCCATGAGGTGTCTGCGGTTCTGTGTGTGGGGCTGTTGGTGGCGTTGACGCGCGGACTTCATCAAGATGGGCTCGCCGACACGCTTGATGGGTTGGCTGGTGGCCGCGCTCCCTCCGACCGACTGGTGATCATGCGGGATCCTCGCATCGGTGCCCTCGGCGCGGCGGGTCTCGCCCTCTCGCTGATTCTGCGCTGTGCGGCGGTGGCCACTCTGCCCGAGGCGGCGCGATTCTCGACCCTGCTCTGCATGCCCGTAGTGGGACGGTGGAGCATGGTCGTCGGGGCCTACGGAGCGACTCATGCCAGGGCCGAAGGGGGGCTCGCTTCGCCGTTTCTCGCCCATCTTTCGTGGCGACAGGTGTCCGGGGCGACCGTCGTAGCCGCCTGTCCCTTGGGCTGGGCCGTAGGCCTGTTTCCGGCGCTGGTCATCTTGGGAGTTGGCGCGTCAGTGAGCCGGTTGCTGACTTGGAGTTATCGCCGGGCCTTCGGCGGCATCACGGGCGATACGCTTGGGACGACCAATGAGTCGGTAGAAATGTGCTTTCTCGTCCTGTTTCCCCTACTGTGGCGTCTTTTGTGA
- the cbiB gene encoding adenosylcobinamide-phosphate synthase CbiB yields the protein MIPGDLLLASLLDALVGDPRWLPHPVRSMGRVVRGFERAIRPWCGKPGALHMAGVLLAVTLPSLTFVLAWTLIMTGTAVHDWLGRGLGIWLAFSTLAWRDLVDHVVSVSNPLKIRSWHEARTALSRIVGRDTDHLSESEIVRATVETVAESAADGIIAPLFYLILGGAPLALAYKAVSTLDSLVGHRDERYREFGWASARLDDLANWIPARITAVLIVIATALVFRRPAPVIRSIRTLWLDGRKHPSPNSGRPEASMAGALGIRLGGTNYYHGIPQERPFLGDAIEPLATVHIDQAKRVMTTAYLLGLAAAWGLLWR from the coding sequence GTGATACCGGGAGACCTTCTGCTGGCTAGTCTGCTCGACGCGCTTGTCGGCGACCCACGTTGGCTGCCACATCCTGTCCGCAGCATGGGTCGTGTGGTCCGAGGGTTCGAACGAGCCATACGGCCGTGGTGCGGGAAACCCGGAGCCCTTCACATGGCGGGTGTGCTGTTGGCGGTGACTCTTCCGAGCCTGACGTTCGTCCTGGCCTGGACGTTGATAATGACGGGAACAGCCGTGCACGACTGGCTCGGACGAGGTCTGGGAATCTGGCTGGCTTTCAGCACGCTTGCTTGGCGTGATCTTGTCGATCATGTCGTCAGCGTGAGTAACCCGCTGAAGATCCGGTCTTGGCACGAAGCCCGCACGGCGTTGAGCAGGATCGTTGGACGCGACACGGACCATCTATCCGAGTCGGAAATCGTGAGGGCCACGGTGGAGACAGTCGCAGAAAGTGCGGCTGATGGGATCATTGCCCCGTTATTCTATCTGATACTGGGAGGCGCTCCGCTTGCGTTGGCCTACAAAGCGGTCTCGACGTTGGATTCCTTGGTGGGGCATCGTGACGAGCGGTATCGGGAATTCGGTTGGGCGTCAGCCCGACTGGATGATCTGGCCAATTGGATTCCCGCGCGTATCACGGCGGTGCTAATCGTCATAGCAACCGCGCTGGTATTTCGACGACCTGCGCCGGTCATACGGAGTATCCGCACGCTCTGGCTGGACGGACGCAAACATCCCAGCCCAAACAGCGGCAGGCCGGAGGCTTCGATGGCGGGCGCGCTCGGCATTCGGCTCGGAGGCACCAATTACTACCACGGCATCCCACAGGAACGGCCATTTCTCGGCGACGCGATCGAGCCGTTGGCGACTGTGCACATTGATCAGGCCAAGCGAGTGATGACGACCGCCTATCTTCTAGGCCTTGCGGCTGCATGGGGGCTCTTGTGGCGCTGA
- the cobD gene encoding threonine-phosphate decarboxylase CobD, with amino-acid sequence MGALVALRAADKHGGNIHAVAAELGRRSSSLLDFSASINPLGPSLNVRRMLLHQKERLMRHYPDPDSRSLRRALALRWSLSPQHFVIGNGSTELIHLLPRALCIRSALVVGPTFSEYGTALNLADARVHAVSAMRRDGYRPPLDEAARWIWSVGRRDRSVSAVFLCNPNSPTGQACESDELAEFVGRVDQSGVWLILDETFMEYCEGLSLLPMVRRYPRLIVLRSFTKFYALPGLRIGYTVCAPSIAETLRRHQPPWSVNSVAQAAAETAMNDRRYVRRSLAYMEGERERFSTLLADIPGLRVFPSRANFLLLELPELHRAHRTTEALKRKGILVRDCSRVPGLTSWSIRVAVRTRPENDRMVSALRRLLPSIP; translated from the coding sequence ATGGGGGCTCTTGTGGCGCTGAGGGCGGCGGACAAACACGGGGGAAATATCCATGCGGTAGCAGCTGAGTTGGGACGAAGATCGTCTTCACTCCTTGATTTCAGCGCCAGTATCAATCCGCTTGGGCCGTCGCTGAACGTTCGTCGGATGCTGCTTCACCAAAAAGAGCGTCTGATGAGACACTATCCGGATCCAGACAGCAGGAGTCTAAGGCGAGCGCTCGCATTGCGATGGAGCTTGTCTCCGCAACACTTTGTCATCGGAAACGGATCGACCGAACTGATCCATCTCCTTCCTCGTGCGTTGTGCATTCGTTCGGCGCTGGTTGTGGGACCCACGTTCTCTGAATACGGCACTGCATTGAATTTGGCTGACGCACGGGTGCATGCCGTGTCGGCGATGAGACGAGACGGCTATCGCCCGCCGCTTGATGAAGCCGCGAGATGGATTTGGTCGGTCGGCCGACGAGATCGATCCGTTTCTGCGGTGTTTCTCTGCAATCCGAACAGTCCCACGGGTCAGGCATGCGAATCCGATGAGTTGGCAGAGTTTGTCGGACGGGTTGATCAGTCCGGTGTCTGGTTGATTCTCGACGAAACGTTCATGGAATATTGTGAGGGTCTGTCGTTGCTTCCTATGGTGCGGCGTTACCCTCGATTGATTGTGTTGAGAAGTTTCACGAAGTTCTACGCCCTGCCCGGTCTCAGAATCGGATACACAGTCTGCGCCCCCTCGATTGCCGAGACGTTGCGCCGACATCAACCACCATGGTCGGTCAATAGTGTTGCCCAAGCGGCGGCGGAAACCGCGATGAACGATCGGCGATACGTCCGGCGCTCCCTGGCGTATATGGAAGGGGAACGCGAACGTTTCTCGACACTCCTGGCCGATATTCCAGGACTCAGGGTTTTTCCCTCTCGGGCAAATTTTCTGCTGCTCGAGCTGCCAGAGCTCCATCGAGCACACCGTACGACCGAGGCGTTGAAGCGAAAAGGGATCCTGGTCCGAGACTGTTCGCGCGTGCCCGGGCTCACATCATGGTCGATCAGGGTTGCTGTGCGTACGAGACCGGAGAACGATCGGATGGTTTCTGCCCTGCGACGACTGCTGCCGAGCATACCGTGA
- a CDS encoding adenosylcobinamide amidohydrolase — translation MISKKRGRFVVKHQVVLNTLVLRLDGVHRVLSSAPGGGGLVRARSILNHQVAANPMATGTRKGQPSKATPHWRDPARFLSMLADRLGVDRPVVGLMTAVPMTRLVRRREAKDGVWVECFCTVGVANAVTAGEPARRDLRVSGRSPYGTINIILVTNATLTASAMVGAVQVATESKTAVLLGRYIPSASGRGSATGTGTDAVVVAASSRGRHRIQYSGTHTQIGSMIGRLVTRCVGMGLKRCLRGRRASLPDPT, via the coding sequence GTGATTAGCAAAAAGCGCGGACGGTTTGTGGTCAAGCACCAGGTGGTGCTGAACACGCTGGTTCTCCGTCTGGACGGCGTGCATCGGGTCTTGTCGTCTGCACCGGGAGGAGGGGGATTGGTCCGAGCGCGCTCCATTCTGAATCACCAAGTGGCCGCGAACCCGATGGCGACCGGTACTCGAAAGGGGCAACCCTCCAAGGCCACACCACATTGGCGTGACCCGGCACGGTTTCTAAGCATGCTGGCCGACCGGTTGGGCGTAGATCGGCCAGTGGTCGGGCTCATGACGGCCGTACCGATGACACGGTTGGTGCGCCGTCGAGAGGCGAAGGATGGGGTTTGGGTCGAATGTTTCTGTACAGTCGGAGTCGCGAATGCCGTTACGGCCGGCGAACCGGCACGGCGTGATCTCAGGGTGAGCGGGCGTAGTCCGTACGGCACGATCAATATCATTCTCGTGACGAATGCGACGTTGACGGCGTCGGCAATGGTGGGAGCCGTCCAGGTAGCTACGGAGAGTAAGACGGCTGTCCTGCTCGGGCGATATATCCCAAGCGCATCTGGACGTGGCTCTGCGACCGGCACAGGCACGGACGCGGTTGTGGTGGCCGCCAGCAGTCGTGGTCGCCACAGGATCCAATACAGCGGTACGCATACCCAAATCGGATCGATGATCGGGCGCCTCGTCACTCGCTGTGTCGGGATGGGTCTGAAGCGATGTCTTCGTGGACGCCGGGCATCCCTCCCTGATCCGACTTGA
- a CDS encoding DUF3365 domain-containing protein, whose protein sequence is MVPRCFRIRIMCLLAAATVTLCAGSAWATNEAEVAEHLIELVKIGRGVVSEQMANINDASKADKGFTGDYMGTQVIDRFKKRTKIDLRIPNVVPQSNLYLALVEAEKEVVNEAQPIINKQGIAFKGFIPAVFARRTGEQFYKKSGVRLKLTGSDYRNPSNKPDDFEAEVLRMFSDPRHPKGQIYVRNTMVDGRPVLRMMDPEYAGASCLGCHGAPKGERDVSGHKKEGWKEGELAGAISVVLPLK, encoded by the coding sequence ATGGTACCGAGATGTTTCCGTATTCGGATTATGTGCCTTCTTGCTGCAGCGACCGTCACCCTCTGTGCTGGATCTGCATGGGCGACAAATGAAGCGGAAGTGGCCGAGCATCTGATCGAACTGGTGAAGATCGGCCGCGGAGTGGTGTCGGAACAGATGGCGAATATCAATGATGCATCTAAGGCGGACAAGGGATTCACCGGAGACTATATGGGGACCCAAGTCATCGATCGGTTCAAGAAACGGACGAAGATCGACCTGAGAATTCCCAATGTAGTGCCGCAATCGAACCTGTATCTTGCTCTCGTCGAAGCCGAAAAAGAAGTCGTCAACGAGGCTCAGCCGATCATTAACAAGCAGGGGATCGCTTTCAAGGGCTTTATTCCGGCGGTGTTCGCCAGAAGGACCGGAGAACAGTTCTACAAGAAATCGGGAGTGCGGTTGAAGCTTACCGGGAGCGATTACCGGAATCCCAGCAATAAGCCGGATGATTTCGAAGCGGAAGTGCTTCGGATGTTCAGCGATCCCCGCCATCCCAAAGGGCAGATCTACGTCCGCAACACCATGGTCGATGGCCGCCCAGTCCTGCGCATGATGGATCCGGAATATGCAGGAGCCTCCTGTCTGGGCTGTCACGGCGCGCCGAAGGGCGAACGAGACGTGTCGGGTCATAAGAAGGAAGGCTGGAAGGAAGGGGAATTGGCCGGGGCGATCAGCGTTGTGCTGCCGCTGAAGTAG
- a CDS encoding response regulator: MSKIVVVDDSYAELQIIEGFLKGANHTVVSYPNSEKLEEKIINEKPDLIVMDVVMPGRNGFQACRDLKNDDRTKNIPIILCTSKGNESDKFWGQQQGANAHVVKPFKGEELLAAVKRVLG, encoded by the coding sequence ATGAGCAAGATCGTCGTGGTGGATGATTCGTATGCCGAGCTGCAGATTATCGAAGGATTTCTCAAAGGAGCAAATCATACCGTTGTCTCGTACCCCAATTCGGAAAAGTTGGAAGAAAAGATCATCAACGAAAAGCCGGACTTGATCGTGATGGACGTTGTGATGCCTGGCCGCAACGGGTTTCAAGCCTGCCGAGATCTCAAGAATGACGATCGTACTAAGAACATTCCGATCATCCTCTGTACTTCGAAGGGCAACGAGAGCGACAAATTCTGGGGGCAACAGCAGGGAGCCAATGCACACGTGGTGAAGCCGTTCAAAGGCGAGGAACTTCTCGCTGCGGTCAAGCGGGTGCTCGGGTAG